In Balaenoptera acutorostrata chromosome 19, mBalAcu1.1, whole genome shotgun sequence, the following proteins share a genomic window:
- the ZNF580 gene encoding zinc finger protein 580 isoform X5, giving the protein MHAWRRGPGARGRRSEAGRHPEPLFAGVCFPPGRISGAASGRDGGRSGSRLRALRVHDPARRTSWGRPSSRFPPRSDPRDLRTASRRREDAGQLAQHVLDHLAGRNFLDRGETAGAPQNLLFLVPKLPPLPSCSAAPLWFPPRHDLLVDTRSIRY; this is encoded by the exons ATGCATGCCTGGAGGAGGGGTCCAGGAGCACGAGGACGG AGAAGTGAGGCGGGCAGACACCCGGAACCGTTGTTCGCGGGTGTTTGTTTCCCGCCGGGGCGGATTTCTGGGGCCGCGTCTGGCCGAGACGGAGGCAGGAGCGGGAGCCGGCTCCGGGCTCTCCGAGTCCATGACCCCGCGCGGCGGACATCCTGGGGCCGCCCCTCGAGCCGCTTCCCACCGCGCTCGGACCCGAGAGACCTCCGCACCGCGAGCCGGCGCCGGGAG GATGCCGGGCAGCTGGCGCAGCACGTTCTGGACCACTTGGCTGGAAGGAATTTCCTGGACCGTGGAGAGACTGCAGGGGCTCCACAGAATCTCTTGTTTCTGGTACCGAAG ctgcctcccctccccagctgcaGCGCCGCCCCCCTCTGGTTCCCCCCGCGCCACGACCTGCTCGTGGACACGCGCAGCATTCGCTACTAG